CTTGTGCCGCGAAACCGTGCGCTTGTTTGCGGAACTTTACGGCGCCGAAGCGGGTAACTTGGCCTTAAAAGCCTTCGCTACCGGCGGCGTATTCATCGGCGGCGGCATCGGCCCCAAAATCAGATCGGTGCTGGAATCCGGGGAATTTATCCAGGCTTTTGTCGCCAAAGGCCGGTTTCAGCCCATGCTCGCCAAATTATCGGTCAAACTGGCTTTGAATCCGCGCACACCTTTGCTGGGAGCAATGCACTACTTTGCCGCGCAATAAGCATTTCGTATCAAGCTATAGAAAAAGGTACGGCAGCGTCGGAATCGGCTAGGCTTATAAATCAACCTTTTAAATATGCCTTTGCTAGATTTACTTGCTAGCAGTGTAGCCGAGTCATGGTCCAACCCAAGCAGAAACAAGCCAGTTTGCAAAAATCGCTATCAATCCTTCAAGCCGCGCTCGACTCCAGCACCGACGCTATATTGGTAGTCGATCTGTTCGGCAAGATCGCCACTTTCAACCCGCAATTCATGCGGATTTGGGGCATCACGCCAGGTTCTTTAAAGATCGGCGACGATGAGAAATCCCTGAGCTATGCCCTGAAACTGCTAAAAGACCGAACCGCCTTCCTAAACCGAATCGAAGAGATTTATAAATACCCTAAGCAACGTTACGCCAGCGAACTGGAGTTTAAAGACGGCCGCTTTATCGAAAGCTATTGCCAACCACAATATCTGGACGGACAACCGGCGGGCCGGGTTTGGAGTTTTCGGGACATCACCGAGCAAAAAAACTCGCGCAGGCGCTTAGCCCAATTAAGCTTTGGTATGGATCAAATGCATGACAGCGCTTATTTGATTACCGAGAATGCCAGCTTCATTTATATCAACAACCAATCCTGCAAGGCTTTGGGCTATAGTCATCAAGAGCTGCTGCGCTTGAGCGTATTCGATGTAGACCCTTGCTTTCCGCGCCAAGTCTGGGCCGCGCACTGGGCGGAGCTGAAAATTAAGCGCTCGAACAAGTTGGAAACCATCCACAAAACCAAGGATGGCAGGTTGTTTCCGGTGGAAGTCGTGGCCAATTATTTTGAATACGCCAATGTCGGTTATAACTTGGCTATTGCTCGGGACATTAGCGAACGTAAGCGTATCGAAGAAGCCCTGCAACAGGCCGCACTGATTTATCAAAACAGCAGCGAAGCCATGTTGTTGGCAGACTCGGATGATCGCATCCTGACAGTCAACGCCGCCTTCACCACCATTACCGGCTACCAATCCGATGAAGTAGTCGGTAAGCACATTGGCATTTTAAACAGCAGCATCCACAGCGAAGCTATGTGGCAAGCCATTCATAGCAAGGGCAGCTGGCAAGGCGAAATTTGGGACAAACGTAAGAACGGCGAGTTATACGCCAAGTGGTTAACCGTCAATACCATCTTTGATGCTCAACAGACCATGCAGCGGCGGGTGGCTTTGTTTTCCGATATTACCGAAAAGAAAAAAACCGAAGGCGTGATCTGGCAACAAGCCAATTTCGACCCATTAACCCAATTGCCGAATCGGCGCATGTTTTACGACCGGCTGAGTCAGGAGATCAAAAAAGCCCACCGGGAACACAAGCGTCTGGCGCTGTTGTTTATCGACCTGGACTTATTCAAGGAAGTGAACGACACCCTGGGACACGACATGGGCGACGAGCTGCTGCAAATTGCCGCCCAACGGATTTTGACCAGCGTGCGGGAAACCGACACGGTAGCCCGCCTGGGCGGCGACGAGTTTACTGTGATTCTGAGCGATGTCGGCGACCCCGACAACGCCGAGCGTATAGCCGGCAAGCTGTTGCACAAAATGACGGAATGTTTTCAGTTGGGTAACGAAATTGCTTATATTTCCACCAGTATCGGCATCGCTTTTTTCCCGGATGACGCCGACAACCTGAAATCGCTGTTAAAGCATGCGGACCAGGCGATGTATGCCGCCAAGCGCCAGGGCCGGAACCAATATTGTTTTTTCATCCCTACCATGCAGGAATCCGCACAAGCGCGGCTGCGGCTCAGTAACGACCTACGACAGGCTCTGGCCGGGCAGCAGTTTTATTTGTGCTACCAACCCATCGTCGAACTCGCTACTAATACTGTACGCAAAGCGGAAGCGCTGATCCGCTGGCAACATCCAACACGCGGCCTGATCAACCCAGCGGATTTTATTCCGATTGCCGAAGAAACCGGTTTGATCAGCAGCATCGGGAATTGGATTTTTCAGGAAGCCGCCGAGCAAACCAGCCGCTGGCGGCAATCGATACACGAAAAATTCCAGATCAGTATCAATAAATCGCCGGTGCAGTTTCGGAATGAACGCGACAGTCATCGCGATTGGCTGGATAGGCTGGAGGCACTGAGTCTTTCCGGGCAAAGTGTCGTCATCGAAATTACCGAAGGTCTGTTACTGGATGCCAATAGCAGCGTGGCCGAGCAACTGTTGTCGTTCCGCGACGCCGGCATTCAGGTGTCGCTGGATGATTTCGGCACCGGCTATTCCTCGTTGTCTTATCTGAAAAAATTCGACATCGATTATCTGAAAATAGATCAGAGCTTCGTCCGCAATCTGGCGACCGGCTCCGATGACATGGCCTTATGCGAGGCGATCATCGTGATGGCTCACAAATTGGGCATAAAAGTGATTGCCGAAGGCATAGAAACCTCAAGCCAACGGGATTTGCTTACTGCGGCAGGTTGCGATTTTGGACAGGGTTATTTGTTCGCCAAACCGTTACCGGCCCAGGAATTTGAGCAATTGTTTGCCGATTGCAAGCTTTGAAAGATCGGCAGCGGAGGGAGTAAGGGAAGTATGCCAAGCAGGCATGAACATCGAAAACAGTTTAGTTGGGAGCCACCGAGAAAACACGTCTTCCGGTGGCAGCCGTTAATCAATCCGGATTGGATTAATTAGATGCGTCCTTAGTGAGCGGCGCTGTAAACTTTCATCATTTCTTTGTAAAGGTCCAGAGTCGCTTTCAAGCTGGCTACGGCGTTGGCATCACCTTTTTCGATCTCATCGCGGGCAACTTTCAGTTTGTCGCCAGCTCTTTGACGCAAACGCTCGGTTTGCTCATAACGGAACTCTTTTTGCGACTGGCGAACGTCGCCCAGCGCTTTCAAAGTACCTTCTTTGTCGCCTTTTTCCAACAAGCTTACAGCTTCTTCTACTTTGGCAACGGTAGCTTCACCGGCTGCACGTACTTTGGCGTCGCCAGCGCTGTTTGCATTAGCGGATGTGGAAACCAATGCTGCGGCGATCACCAAAAATGAAGCCAAGGTTTTTTTTACTGTGTTCATACAAATCCTATCAATTGATAACTAAGTGTTTTTTTAAACCACATTAAAATTACAAATTTATGACTGTATATTTTAATCCGGTTGCTTGCTCAAAGCCTTTTCATCCTACCATAGATTCTGAAAATAGCAGCAAAACCGGGAAAAATAGCCTAATTACCACAAATATTAAGAGGTATAATTTATTGCGACGCCAAGCCGGCAATATGTTTGATAAAGCCGGCTTCATTGACGAAGGTAATATCGTACATTTTAGTCAATCCCAACACCTGCTCATCACTAACACCCAAGACCAGTAACAGAAAGTTTTCCTTGGCAATATCCAGCCTGCGCCGCATTTTGCAGTACTTGTCGATAAAGGAACGAAATTCTCCGGATTTACATTCTATAAATACCGGTATACGCCCATTAATTAGAAAAAATACATCCACTTCATATTTATCTTCGTTCGCAAACTGAATATTAAAGCTTCTTAAGCAAGAGAAAAGCCCTTTGCTTTCGTAGAAATGTTTCAGCAATTTCATAAACACGTACCACTCCAACCATTCACCATTAAAAAACCCGACAATGGCCGACATACTCTGTAATGTCAGATGGACTCTCTTTTCATTTTTATTATAAAAATACTTGGCGACAAACGAGAATTCGTAAAGGTTTTTACAAAAGCCGGTAATGGTTTTAATTTGATTTTGACTGTAATCGCTTAAATTCAAAACAACCGATGCGTAGTTATTTCTTTGGGCTTTCCTAATTCTATCCAGTACATCCTGCAAAACCGGAAAGTTATCGCCCAATTCAACCGCTACTTCATCATAAAAACCTTGCGTATCCAAGGCGTTATGATTTACTTCGACCTGGATATTTTTACGTTCGAACCAGCTGATGATGGGTTTGTACTGCATACTGTTAGTCATCACAGCAGTGTTGTGCAAATCCACCTCTTCGTCTTTAGGCAAGCGAATATCGGATGGCGCCATTTCCGTTACAGGATTACTCGCCTGTTCCAACTCACGGTATTTAGCCAGTAGCACCCCGTATTTATCGATCAGTTTCTTCACAAAAACCACGGTATCGTGAATTGCCGAGGCTTGTTCGCAAACCGGACACTTAACCGTTTTGCCCACATGCTCGTTCGTCACCTCACGTAAATAGGCACAATTGTTACAGCGCAGAATTGCCATATGGCGTCCTTGAATATTTATTACGGTAATGAATGTACTTGGCTAAATTCAAAATAACCACGCAATCAGCTTGCACTAAAAACTGGCGTTTAGCTCACTGAAGAGCCGCATCTTGACGCTAACAATCCACCCTGAACCTAACGGATAACGCCGGCCGCCGTGTCACAAATCACCCCATCGGTCTGGCAATTGTAGACATGCCTGCACAGACCTCAACCTGAAAATACGGCAAAAAATCCTATCTAACTGATATAAAACAAAAAACCAGATGCGCCGGTTATTTTTGAATCTGGATCAAAATTTGCTGAGAAGTTTAAAACGGCTGCACAAGCCTTATCCCGCACTCTCGATCACAGGTGATTTATGAGCAAAATCGGCATTTTTTTCGGAACGGATACCGGCAGCACCCGACTGGTGGCAAAAAAAATTTTTAGTCTGTTGGGCGAAGAGCTGGCCGACAAGCCCAAAAATATCAATCGAGTAAAACCCGAAGAATTATTGCAGTACGACGCGCTGATTTTAGGCACCCCGAGCTATGGCATAGGCGACTTGCCGGGCCTGGGAGCCGGATGCCAGGAACGCAGCTGGCAAGAGTTCGTACCTTCCCTGGACGGCGCCGATCTCTCCGGCAAACGCATCGCGCTGTTCGGCTTGGGCCATCAAGAACGCTACGCTTCGCGTTTCGCCAGCTCGCTGATCCAGCTTTACCGGGTGTTTTACGGCTACGGTGCCGAAATGATCGGCCGCTGGAGTACCGAAGGCTACACTTTCGAACATTCCGACTCGATAATCGACAACCAATTCGTCGGCCTAGTGCTGGATCAACGCGGTCAACCGCATTTGACCGACGAGCGCATTCGAATCTGGCTGGCGCAAATCACGCCACAGCTACTGCCGGTCTTAGCGGAGGCCGCCTAAATGGTGGCCTCATCCCTAGCAGAGCACGATTCCGTGGATCTAACCCCGTTAGCCGACTGCTCGACTTGTACTTACCGGGATAGCTTATTGGCTGCCGGCACTTGCAAACCGGGCGACCGCTGTGTGGTCGCCGAAAGCGGCCGGCAAATCGACCGTTTTTTTAAAGTTCATCCGGGCTTCGCGCCGAATTACGCCAATGATCCGTTCTGGGAACGCCGGGCAATCGCCGCCCGCTATCTCCCCACCAATCATTTACGCCCGCTACTAACCGATCCCGACGAAGCGGTGCGCCGGGTATTGGCCTACCGCATCCCCGTTGACTGGCTACTGGAGCTGAGTCAGGACAGCGACAGAGAAGTCCGGGTCACCGTAGCTGATCGTCTGCCCGAAACGCAACTTGAACTGATGGCCAACGACCCGGATTATTTGGTGCGAACCTACGTGGCCAAGCGCTTGCCCGCCGGGCGGCTGTTCCGCCTGGTCGCCGACCCGGACAATGAGGTGCGCCGCACCGTCGCCGAACGCATACCCAGTGTCAGTTTGGGCTTGATGGCCGAAGATCACGAAGTCAACATCCGCCGCATCGTCGCGCAGCGCATGGACGTCGACGATCTGGTCATGATGAGTAAAGACGAAGACTGGACCGTACGTTACGAGGTGGCCTTGCGCGCCGAGCCGGAACTGCTGAAACAGATGCTCGACGATGCCGACGAAGAAGTCAGCTTTACCGCCCGCGAGCGCTGGGAAGCCCTAACCATGGAGACGGCGCATGCAGCAAACTGAACACATCGTCGGCCTGACTTATGCGGATCGATTGCGCATGGCGACCGAATCTCGCCATCAAGCGCTGCAGGAACAACTGGGTTCTGAATTGGCGGCCCTGACCTCGCTGATGGGGCCGATGAGCGACGGGCCGGAATGGCCGGCCGGCGCAGCCTGGCTGGCGGCACGGCATGGCCAGAACGCCTGCGTGATCTCGGATGGTTTATCCGATCCCTGGGTTGAGCGCGACCGACCGGAAACCGGCCTGGGCCTGGAAGTGTTTATCGAAAGTCCGGACTCCGGCACCGCCACCGATGCGCCGCTCAGCAAACTCGCCGACACCTGGTTATTTCCTTTAACCGCCGAAGTTAGCCACACCCTGGCCGGCTTTCCGCGTTTGAGCGAACGGCTGTTGAACGGCGAGCTATTATCGATGGAATTCGCAATCGACCATATCAAGGACGGCCGCGGGCAAATCGGCGCACTGCTAGGCGCTAACAGCGAACCTGGCAAAACCCTAGCGCTGGCGGGTGGAGAGATAAAACTGGTTGCCATCACCTTGCTGACCGGTAGCGAATTGAAGTATCTGCGCGGCAAAGGCGAACTAGCCCGTCACGAATTGGCCGACAAACTGAAAACCGCCGGTGTCGGCCATCTGTCCTTACTCCACCGCCCTTCTCTGGTCTGATCTGTATGCCTCTTACGCCCGAAATAGATGCCTGGCTACTGGAAAATGGCTTTCAATTAGGCCTCAACCCACACGGCAAACACCCATTGATTCTGTCCGCCCAACAAGGCCGGAGCGACGTGCTGACCTATCTGTTGGAGCAAGGTGCAGATCTTACGGCGCTGGACACTTACGGCAACAACGCGCTGTGGGCCGCATGTTTTGCCGAAGCCGGCGATTGCATCGGCTTGTTACTGGGAGCCGGCATCGATATTAACTATCAAAACCCGAGCGGTGCCAGCGCGCTGACTTATGCATCATCCAGTGGCAAGCACGCGGTGGTCAAGCAATTACTGGAAGCCGGCGCCGATCCGCTACTGACCACGCAGGACGATTTCAGCGCGCTGGACCTAGCCGCCAATCGCCAATGTTTGCAGTTGTTGCGTAGTGCGATGAAAGCCGTGCAGGCATAGCGTAACCGGACATTATTCACTCTTACCCTAAATAGTGGCACTCTCGCGAAGGCGGGAGACCAGCAGCTACGCTGGAGTGGTTGCGCCGTCTCACAACCTTCCAGCCTTACCTGCGCGTATCGGGATCGCATGCAATAACAGCGCTACACCCGCATGCTTAGCCACCAATCTAAACCCTAAGCCGGAGTCCGCCTATTGCCGCGATCCCAGCGCGGGCATAGAATGCGGCCTTTCTCAACATACTCCGAGGACGCACCATGTCAGACTCTTATTGGTTTAGAACCGGCGAAGCCACCGTATTTTCCAGCGAAGGGCAAGGTACCGACGCCATGCCGGAAATTCTGATTGGCGACGTCAAAGGCCCGGCCGGCCATGCTTTTGCCAATCTGATGGGCCAAACCGCCGGCCACACGCGCATGTTTGCGATCCGCGCCACCAACCAACAAGTGCGTCCGGCCACCATCATGGTGCCGAAAGTCACAATCAAATCCTCGGCTTACGTCAATTTGTTGGGCGGTCCGGTACAGTCGGCGGTCGCCGACGCAGTCATCGATAGCGTCGCCGACGGCGTCATTCCGCGCCTGCAAGCCAACGAGTTGTGCATCATCGCCATGATCTGGATAGATCCCTCCTGCGCGGAAAACCCAGAGCTGGACCGCAAGGATTTGTACCGCACCAACTATGAAGCCATGAAGCTGGCAATTTCCCGAGCGATGAGCAACTCGCCGAGCATCGACGAATTGATCGCCAACCGCCACAAAATATTCCACGAAATGTACGACCCGGAAACTGGCGAATCACAGTGGTAGGCTTATAAAGCAATTCCTAAGGTTGCCGCAATAGCGGCAACCTGACTGCTTGATTCATCATAGAAGCGTATTGTCCAAGCATCATCGCATTCACAGGCTAATCCGCCCGCTCTGCAGCCTAATCCCTTTGCCACCTCCAGCAAGCAGTGTTATTATCCCGCGCCGTATCCGCCCGCACCGCAGCGAGCGATTCGCGTCAACGGAGACGCAAGAGGCTGGTTTTCAAGT
The window above is part of the Methylomonas sp. ZR1 genome. Proteins encoded here:
- a CDS encoding EAL domain-containing protein, encoding MVQPKQKQASLQKSLSILQAALDSSTDAILVVDLFGKIATFNPQFMRIWGITPGSLKIGDDEKSLSYALKLLKDRTAFLNRIEEIYKYPKQRYASELEFKDGRFIESYCQPQYLDGQPAGRVWSFRDITEQKNSRRRLAQLSFGMDQMHDSAYLITENASFIYINNQSCKALGYSHQELLRLSVFDVDPCFPRQVWAAHWAELKIKRSNKLETIHKTKDGRLFPVEVVANYFEYANVGYNLAIARDISERKRIEEALQQAALIYQNSSEAMLLADSDDRILTVNAAFTTITGYQSDEVVGKHIGILNSSIHSEAMWQAIHSKGSWQGEIWDKRKNGELYAKWLTVNTIFDAQQTMQRRVALFSDITEKKKTEGVIWQQANFDPLTQLPNRRMFYDRLSQEIKKAHREHKRLALLFIDLDLFKEVNDTLGHDMGDELLQIAAQRILTSVRETDTVARLGGDEFTVILSDVGDPDNAERIAGKLLHKMTECFQLGNEIAYISTSIGIAFFPDDADNLKSLLKHADQAMYAAKRQGRNQYCFFIPTMQESAQARLRLSNDLRQALAGQQFYLCYQPIVELATNTVRKAEALIRWQHPTRGLINPADFIPIAEETGLISSIGNWIFQEAAEQTSRWRQSIHEKFQISINKSPVQFRNERDSHRDWLDRLEALSLSGQSVVIEITEGLLLDANSSVAEQLLSFRDAGIQVSLDDFGTGYSSLSYLKKFDIDYLKIDQSFVRNLATGSDDMALCEAIIVMAHKLGIKVIAEGIETSSQRDLLTAAGCDFGQGYLFAKPLPAQEFEQLFADCKL
- a CDS encoding flavodoxin; the protein is MSKIGIFFGTDTGSTRLVAKKIFSLLGEELADKPKNINRVKPEELLQYDALILGTPSYGIGDLPGLGAGCQERSWQEFVPSLDGADLSGKRIALFGLGHQERYASRFASSLIQLYRVFYGYGAEMIGRWSTEGYTFEHSDSIIDNQFVGLVLDQRGQPHLTDERIRIWLAQITPQLLPVLAEAA
- a CDS encoding 4Fe4S-binding leucine-rich repeat protein gives rise to the protein MVASSLAEHDSVDLTPLADCSTCTYRDSLLAAGTCKPGDRCVVAESGRQIDRFFKVHPGFAPNYANDPFWERRAIAARYLPTNHLRPLLTDPDEAVRRVLAYRIPVDWLLELSQDSDREVRVTVADRLPETQLELMANDPDYLVRTYVAKRLPAGRLFRLVADPDNEVRRTVAERIPSVSLGLMAEDHEVNIRRIVAQRMDVDDLVMMSKDEDWTVRYEVALRAEPELLKQMLDDADEEVSFTARERWEALTMETAHAAN
- a CDS encoding ankyrin repeat domain-containing protein, which gives rise to MPLTPEIDAWLLENGFQLGLNPHGKHPLILSAQQGRSDVLTYLLEQGADLTALDTYGNNALWAACFAEAGDCIGLLLGAGIDINYQNPSGASALTYASSSGKHAVVKQLLEAGADPLLTTQDDFSALDLAANRQCLQLLRSAMKAVQA
- the fae gene encoding formaldehyde-activating enzyme codes for the protein MSDSYWFRTGEATVFSSEGQGTDAMPEILIGDVKGPAGHAFANLMGQTAGHTRMFAIRATNQQVRPATIMVPKVTIKSSAYVNLLGGPVQSAVADAVIDSVADGVIPRLQANELCIIAMIWIDPSCAENPELDRKDLYRTNYEAMKLAISRAMSNSPSIDELIANRHKIFHEMYDPETGESQW